A part of Clostridium novyi genomic DNA contains:
- a CDS encoding Ig-like domain-containing protein: MKNNKKVALLSSAAIGTLIATALTTTAYAKIDSILTEKDGKFFEYSYKDLLEASELDAAGVESPLFKQYLDQQLKAFHDDVKGYINEKIIMEAAEEAAGNEEEFNLDDYIKNTNLKDNLVKVDNITKLTEQDGKVVEVKNENKTELKVESVSSITETEITVKLTDTVKEATADKFQLTINDGEVFNPAEVKEDATDVTGKTFKLKLKDSLTNTQGILKVNGVAKANLENSSVNFDFKKPEMVKAEVLDERHVKVTFSEEMSTEVKEIDNVEIAKITDNDDVLTKGKGTAGFGVLSSDKKSVIYTLASDKNLVPAKYVVRAKKALLKDLSGNDANAVVKNSEIYFQATGDNLKDVTAPKITGASFDSSTKQLKLTFDEAIKDTNSAKGVTFAGVELTEAAEVSGSNKNEVIITISDDNLAKLNLKGDVKVVIKEAFQDEAENKVDGEIKATLVTPPVLATKDAKDSNFDETTRILTIKFNQAVKDVDVKKISIDNNSDAAQALLDEDKVVEETKGTDTIKIQLSKTSYDKIQDNKGQTVGLTIAQEAVKNLDGTANKAIDKVEVAYIQDEKAPVVTEATFNNRTHELEIKFDEEIDLKTEANVKLINEKNESKSLTDLKDGNVTVKDNIIKCKIKNGVEALEKVKTWFNEGKVNIITTAEGDIEDYAKNKVPIIAKGEKAPVVTLIDQIAPDSDKKELKVLSKTKLTVKFSEIMDKSSAQIAENYKVYDLQNDKYIVATSAVLDEDGKTVILTFGEELNVPNENNYKVIVNNVKDKAGNRIANDTEWNAFSMEEGDKTAPTVSEVKFTNKETNSIVVTFSKKVNVEEAANLANYELIKDNKAYDLTNAKIVTSTVEDNTVATITFDNVIPTEISGLTLKAKNIHDIAGNKITETIVKVEKDVAKTDAGVPTYVATLLDGSNGQNDRIKISFSKPVNAEEATKKDNYTITEAKDTQEHPEKIDGLAIESISDYDKELNQVVITLNKNNVGSLKLAVGENKILDITGHAVAKDAKELKVIDLSAPAIKEAKAEAKFANGEDTVSVEFDEEVFTDNAGKSKLANAKDVLVVKVGDTILKGAQGDGWKIDKNKATLTIKNRELKKGDIVTISLKDGQKLYDKSGNVLDKLSQDVKVVAEPGEFKVPEKEKVKYVEATNSVELEFAHEVDSNSIKADGSDFVVKGYTVQNAVVDESCKKVTVKIAEKVEAGDLIVSLAKDSNLCDGVGNKLVADELGKVKVEAKVVVPKVAASISSLSTKELKEAKENKGTLTSGVIDVTIKNGTFAGDISKNNVKATNLPAGMDYDVVRTDETHLKITVKGTATDHANINDVNNLTFTIAQEKVTGANEALTTENITIDFND, encoded by the coding sequence ATGAAGAACAATAAAAAAGTAGCATTGTTATCATCAGCAGCTATAGGTACTTTAATAGCAACAGCATTAACAACAACAGCATATGCAAAAATAGATAGTATATTAACTGAAAAAGATGGAAAGTTCTTTGAGTATTCTTATAAAGATTTACTTGAAGCATCAGAATTAGATGCTGCGGGAGTTGAATCTCCTTTATTTAAACAATATTTAGATCAACAACTTAAAGCCTTTCATGATGATGTTAAAGGATATATAAATGAAAAGATAATTATGGAAGCAGCAGAAGAAGCAGCAGGAAATGAAGAAGAATTTAATCTTGACGATTACATAAAAAATACTAATCTTAAAGACAACCTAGTTAAAGTTGATAATATAACTAAATTAACAGAGCAAGATGGAAAAGTTGTAGAAGTAAAAAATGAAAATAAAACTGAACTAAAAGTTGAATCAGTAAGTTCCATTACTGAAACAGAAATAACAGTAAAGTTAACTGATACTGTAAAAGAAGCAACAGCTGATAAATTTCAATTAACTATTAATGATGGAGAAGTTTTCAATCCGGCAGAAGTAAAAGAAGATGCAACTGATGTAACAGGAAAAACTTTTAAGTTAAAGTTAAAAGATAGCTTAACTAACACTCAAGGAATATTAAAAGTAAATGGTGTTGCTAAAGCTAATTTAGAAAATTCAAGTGTTAACTTTGATTTCAAAAAACCAGAAATGGTAAAGGCAGAAGTACTTGATGAAAGACATGTAAAAGTTACATTCTCAGAGGAAATGAGTACTGAAGTAAAAGAAATAGATAATGTAGAAATAGCAAAGATAACAGATAATGATGATGTATTAACAAAAGGTAAGGGAACTGCTGGATTTGGAGTATTAAGTAGTGATAAAAAATCAGTTATTTATACATTAGCATCAGATAAAAATTTAGTACCAGCTAAATATGTAGTAAGAGCTAAAAAAGCATTACTTAAGGATTTAAGTGGAAATGATGCTAATGCTGTTGTTAAAAACTCAGAAATATATTTCCAAGCTACTGGAGACAATTTAAAAGATGTTACTGCACCTAAAATTACAGGAGCATCATTTGATTCATCAACTAAACAATTAAAATTAACATTTGATGAAGCAATAAAAGATACAAATTCTGCTAAGGGAGTTACATTTGCTGGAGTTGAGTTAACAGAGGCTGCGGAAGTTAGTGGTTCTAATAAAAATGAAGTAATAATAACAATATCAGATGATAATTTAGCAAAGCTTAACTTAAAAGGCGATGTTAAAGTAGTTATAAAAGAAGCATTCCAAGATGAAGCTGAGAACAAAGTAGATGGAGAAATAAAAGCTACATTAGTAACACCACCAGTATTAGCAACAAAAGATGCCAAGGATTCAAACTTTGATGAAACAACAAGAATACTTACAATTAAATTCAATCAAGCTGTAAAAGATGTAGATGTAAAAAAGATTAGCATAGATAATAATAGTGATGCAGCTCAAGCTTTATTAGATGAGGATAAAGTTGTAGAAGAAACTAAGGGAACTGATACAATTAAAATTCAATTATCAAAAACATCTTATGATAAGATACAAGATAATAAAGGACAAACAGTAGGATTAACAATAGCTCAGGAAGCTGTTAAGAATTTAGATGGAACAGCAAATAAAGCTATTGATAAAGTTGAAGTTGCTTATATACAAGATGAAAAAGCACCAGTTGTTACAGAAGCAACATTTAATAATAGAACTCATGAACTAGAAATAAAATTTGATGAAGAAATTGATCTTAAAACAGAAGCTAATGTTAAGCTAATAAATGAAAAAAATGAGTCAAAATCATTAACTGATTTAAAAGATGGAAATGTAACTGTAAAAGATAATATTATCAAGTGTAAAATAAAAAATGGCGTAGAAGCACTAGAAAAAGTTAAAACATGGTTTAATGAAGGAAAAGTGAACATAATTACAACAGCTGAAGGTGATATAGAAGATTATGCTAAGAATAAAGTTCCTATTATAGCAAAAGGTGAAAAAGCACCAGTTGTTACACTAATAGACCAAATAGCACCAGACTCTGATAAAAAAGAATTAAAAGTATTATCAAAAACAAAATTAACAGTAAAATTTAGCGAAATCATGGACAAGTCTTCAGCACAAATAGCTGAAAATTATAAAGTTTATGATCTTCAAAATGATAAATATATAGTAGCAACAAGTGCAGTGCTAGATGAAGATGGTAAAACTGTAATACTTACCTTTGGAGAAGAGTTAAACGTACCAAATGAAAATAACTATAAAGTAATTGTTAATAATGTAAAAGATAAAGCTGGAAATAGAATTGCAAATGATACTGAGTGGAATGCATTCTCAATGGAAGAAGGAGATAAAACAGCACCAACTGTATCTGAAGTTAAATTTACAAACAAAGAAACTAACTCAATAGTAGTTACATTTAGTAAAAAAGTAAATGTTGAAGAAGCAGCAAACTTAGCAAATTATGAATTAATAAAAGACAATAAAGCTTATGATTTAACAAATGCTAAAATAGTAACTTCAACTGTTGAAGATAATACAGTAGCAACTATTACATTTGATAATGTAATTCCAACAGAGATATCTGGATTAACTTTAAAAGCTAAAAATATTCATGATATAGCAGGAAATAAAATTACTGAAACTATTGTAAAAGTTGAAAAAGATGTAGCAAAGACAGATGCTGGTGTGCCAACATATGTAGCCACTTTATTAGATGGCTCAAATGGACAAAATGATAGAATTAAAATATCATTTAGTAAACCAGTAAATGCTGAAGAAGCTACTAAAAAAGATAATTATACTATTACTGAAGCTAAAGATACACAAGAGCATCCAGAAAAAATAGATGGTTTAGCTATTGAAAGCATTTCTGATTATGACAAAGAATTAAATCAAGTAGTAATAACATTAAATAAAAATAATGTAGGATCACTTAAGTTAGCAGTAGGTGAAAATAAAATACTTGATATAACAGGACATGCAGTAGCTAAAGATGCAAAAGAGTTAAAGGTAATAGATTTATCAGCACCAGCAATAAAAGAAGCTAAAGCTGAAGCTAAATTTGCAAATGGAGAAGATACAGTATCAGTAGAATTTGATGAAGAAGTATTCACTGATAATGCAGGAAAAAGTAAATTAGCAAATGCTAAGGATGTACTAGTTGTTAAAGTTGGAGATACAATATTAAAAGGTGCTCAAGGTGATGGTTGGAAGATAGATAAGAATAAGGCTACATTAACAATAAAAAATAGAGAACTTAAAAAAGGTGATATAGTAACAATTTCACTTAAAGATGGACAAAAATTATATGACAAATCAGGAAATGTTTTAGATAAGTTAAGTCAAGATGTTAAAGTTGTTGCTGAGCCTGGAGAATTTAAGGTTCCAGAAAAAGAAAAAGTTAAATATGTTGAAGCAACAAATTCAGTAGAACTAGAATTTGCTCATGAAGTAGATTCTAATTCAATTAAAGCTGATGGTTCTGATTTTGTAGTTAAGGGATATACTGTACAAAATGCAGTAGTAGATGAATCTTGCAAGAAAGTTACTGTTAAGATAGCAGAAAAAGTAGAAGCTGGAGATTTAATAGTAAGCTTAGCTAAAGATTCAAATCTTTGTGATGGAGTTGGAAATAAATTAGTTGCTGATGAATTAGGTAAAGTTAAGGTAGAAGCGAAAGTAGTGGTACCAAAAGTAGCGGCAAGCATATCAAGCTTAAGCACAAAAGAATTAAAAGAAGCAAAAGAAAATAAAGGTACTCTAACAAGTGGAGTTATAGACGTAACAATTAAAAACGGAACATTTGCAGGAGATATATCAAAAAATAATGTAAAAGCAACTAACTTACCAGCAGGCATGGACTATGATGTAGTTAGAACAGATGAAACACATCTAAAAATAACAGTAAAAGGAACTGCTACAGATCATGCAAATATAAATGATGTAAATAACTTAACATTTACAATAGCACAAGAAAAAGTAACAGGAGCAAATGAAGCATTAACAACAGAGAATATAACAATAGACTTTAATGATTAA
- a CDS encoding YihY/virulence factor BrkB family protein codes for MDKFKNKKTIFQLFYNLKKDEIFALASQLSYSLLLSFFPFLIFLFTIASYSSIQSDRILFTLKNIIPESAYTLVYSIINEVLQSRNANLLSFSFIITIWIASNGFKAVIRALNKAYGEKEERSFIKLQFMAIITTIILTFLIIFSLFILVLGNLIGYKIMTFFSLPDNLFFIWNVFRYFLMLIFMILIFAVIYKLTPCRKLTFGEVLPGSIFATIGWIIVSIGFSFYVDNFANYSRLYGSIGAVIILMIWLFLTSIIILIGGEINALLLKR; via the coding sequence TTGGATAAATTTAAAAATAAAAAAACTATTTTTCAGTTATTTTACAATTTAAAAAAAGATGAGATATTTGCATTAGCCTCTCAACTTTCTTATAGTTTGTTATTGTCCTTTTTTCCTTTTTTAATTTTTCTATTTACAATAGCAAGTTATAGCAGCATACAAAGTGATAGGATACTCTTTACACTAAAAAATATAATTCCAGAAAGTGCCTATACTTTAGTTTACTCTATTATTAATGAAGTTTTACAATCTCGAAATGCAAATTTACTATCCTTTAGCTTTATAATAACTATTTGGATAGCTTCAAATGGTTTTAAAGCAGTAATTAGAGCTTTAAATAAAGCTTATGGAGAGAAAGAAGAACGTTCTTTTATTAAACTTCAATTTATGGCAATTATAACTACTATAATATTAACTTTTTTAATTATATTTTCTCTTTTCATCTTAGTACTTGGAAATCTTATTGGTTATAAGATTATGACATTCTTCTCCTTACCTGATAACTTATTTTTTATATGGAATGTATTTAGATATTTTTTAATGCTTATTTTCATGATATTAATATTTGCTGTAATTTATAAACTAACCCCCTGTCGTAAATTAACCTTTGGAGAAGTATTGCCTGGATCTATATTTGCTACTATTGGATGGATTATCGTGTCCATTGGATTTTCTTTTTATGTTGATAATTTTGCTAACTACTCAAGACTTTATGGAAGTATAGGAGCAGTAATAATACTTATGATTTGGTTGTTTTTAACTTCAATAATTATTTTAATAGGTGGAGAAATAAATGCTTTATTATTAAAAAGATAA
- a CDS encoding S1C family serine protease: protein MNNDYNNHDFIDVDSSEVKNSYGKKNKKGMGKKILSYILIGVISASLGGTVSAIGTIKYYNNKNAKEEFTQKKPLPNKSGVAPVPMSVSSIVKQVGPAVVGVSTKSISSIDMFGFPETQEGMGSGIIFNEDGYILTNYHVINGARQISVILNNGKEGKEIPAKVVNYNSAMDLAVIKLTEKVKLPAIAEFGDSDNIEVGDPAVAIGNPLGKQFLGSVTYGVISAVNRKVSIEGQNQNFIQTDAAINPGNSGGALVNTYGQVIGINSAKIGGSQVEGLGFAIPINAVKPQIQNLIKPILKMGIMVRNIDDKIAKQYKLPVGIYVQQVEEFSPAEKAGITPGDIIIRFDRKTVKTVEEMNSIKQKHNSGDVIEVEVNRDGKNKTLKLTLSE from the coding sequence ATGAATAATGATTATAATAACCACGATTTTATAGATGTAGATTCATCTGAAGTTAAAAATAGTTACGGCAAAAAAAATAAAAAAGGTATGGGTAAAAAAATTCTTTCCTATATATTAATTGGAGTTATCTCTGCATCTTTAGGGGGTACTGTTTCAGCTATAGGAACAATAAAATACTACAATAATAAAAATGCTAAAGAAGAATTCACACAAAAAAAACCTTTACCTAATAAATCTGGTGTAGCACCTGTACCAATGTCCGTGTCTAGTATTGTAAAACAAGTAGGTCCTGCCGTTGTTGGTGTCTCTACTAAGAGTATTTCTTCTATAGATATGTTTGGATTTCCTGAAACACAGGAAGGTATGGGATCTGGTATTATATTTAATGAAGATGGTTATATTTTAACTAACTATCATGTTATAAATGGAGCAAGACAAATATCTGTTATCTTAAACAATGGTAAAGAAGGTAAAGAAATCCCTGCAAAAGTTGTAAATTATAACTCTGCTATGGATCTTGCAGTTATAAAACTAACTGAAAAAGTTAAATTACCTGCTATAGCTGAGTTTGGTGATTCTGATAATATTGAAGTTGGTGATCCTGCAGTTGCAATTGGTAATCCTCTTGGAAAACAATTTCTTGGTTCCGTAACTTATGGTGTTATTAGTGCTGTAAATAGAAAAGTATCTATTGAAGGACAAAATCAAAACTTTATACAGACAGATGCTGCAATAAATCCTGGTAATAGTGGAGGGGCTCTTGTAAATACTTATGGTCAAGTAATTGGTATTAACAGTGCTAAGATAGGTGGAAGTCAAGTTGAAGGATTAGGATTTGCAATTCCAATTAATGCAGTTAAACCACAAATTCAAAATCTTATAAAGCCTATTTTAAAAATGGGTATTATGGTAAGAAATATAGATGATAAAATTGCAAAACAATATAAATTACCTGTTGGAATATATGTTCAACAAGTTGAAGAATTTAGTCCAGCTGAAAAAGCAGGTATAACTCCTGGTGACATAATTATTAGATTTGATAGAAAAACTGTTAAAACCGTTGAAGAAATGAATTCTATAAAACAAAAACATAATTCTGGAGATGTTATAGAGGTTGAAGTAAATAGAGATGGTAAAAATAAAACTTTAAAACTAACTTTAAGTGAATAA
- a CDS encoding HAMP domain-containing sensor histidine kinase, which produces MKKGIIRKSITLKLFISTAIFFIIFITAQLVLQSFFFQSFYTSKKVNTLKNNLEFLERKYRITFKNAQGSIAVIKKFEENNNAKVVVLENNGLLSYITDTKEELKDSNKIRIIKAIIEEWTSNPDAFKNLQEKGKTITYIFNDPYYNLKHIVAIDPVVINNNVGKVLFAVSSLQPVDEAVKVMKEFFIYTYIIAIILILVLSTIYSKMISKPLIKLNKTALKMAKLDFDEICEGNTEDEIGNLGNTLNFLSRNLKEALSSLQESNKKLKKDIEKEKELESMRKEFVASVSHELKTPISLIEGYAEGIKDDIMDEEDKEYYIDVIIDEARNMGVLVADMLELSRLESGTQKINIKPFIIDDIINNEVKKLNKINEDKNNEDKINILVDLQKEVVVLGDEDKIHQVITNFLTNAIKYTKPKGKIYITSKIYKDKLLVEVENEGENIKDEELTKIWDKFYKLDKSRNRSLGGTGLGLAIVKNILKLHNSEYGVCNTNRGVKFFFTLNKKKE; this is translated from the coding sequence ATGAAAAAAGGAATAATAAGAAAGAGTATTACATTAAAATTATTTATATCAACAGCTATATTTTTTATAATTTTTATAACAGCTCAGCTTGTGTTACAATCTTTCTTTTTTCAAAGTTTTTATACTAGTAAAAAAGTAAATACTCTAAAAAACAATTTAGAATTTTTGGAGAGAAAGTATCGTATAACTTTTAAAAATGCACAAGGAAGTATTGCTGTTATAAAAAAGTTTGAAGAAAATAATAATGCAAAGGTAGTTGTATTAGAAAACAATGGTCTTTTAAGTTATATAACGGATACAAAAGAGGAACTTAAAGACTCAAACAAAATAAGAATAATTAAGGCTATAATAGAAGAATGGACATCAAACCCAGATGCCTTTAAAAATCTTCAAGAGAAAGGTAAGACTATAACATATATATTTAATGATCCATATTATAATTTAAAACACATAGTTGCTATTGATCCAGTGGTTATAAATAATAATGTAGGAAAGGTTTTATTTGCAGTATCATCCCTTCAACCGGTGGATGAAGCTGTAAAAGTAATGAAAGAATTTTTTATATATACATATATAATTGCCATAATATTAATTTTAGTGCTATCAACTATTTACTCTAAGATGATATCAAAACCTTTAATTAAACTTAATAAAACAGCACTTAAAATGGCAAAGCTTGATTTTGATGAAATATGTGAAGGAAATACTGAAGATGAAATAGGAAATCTAGGAAATACTTTAAACTTTCTATCACGAAACTTAAAGGAAGCTTTATCATCATTGCAAGAAAGTAATAAAAAATTAAAAAAGGATATTGAAAAAGAAAAAGAATTGGAAAGTATGAGAAAAGAATTTGTGGCTTCAGTATCCCATGAACTTAAAACTCCTATAAGTTTAATTGAAGGATATGCTGAAGGAATAAAAGATGATATTATGGATGAAGAGGATAAAGAGTACTATATAGATGTAATAATTGATGAAGCAAGAAACATGGGTGTTCTTGTAGCAGATATGTTAGAGCTTTCAAGACTAGAATCTGGAACACAAAAGATAAACATAAAACCTTTTATTATTGATGATATTATAAATAATGAAGTAAAAAAGTTAAACAAAATAAATGAAGATAAAAATAATGAAGATAAGATTAATATATTAGTAGATTTACAAAAAGAAGTAGTGGTTTTAGGAGATGAAGATAAAATACATCAAGTTATAACTAACTTCCTTACAAATGCCATTAAATATACAAAGCCAAAAGGAAAAATATATATAACATCAAAAATATATAAAGATAAGCTATTAGTAGAAGTAGAGAACGAAGGAGAAAATATAAAAGATGAAGAACTTACAAAAATATGGGATAAGTTTTATAAATTAGATAAGTCACGTAATAGGAGTCTTGGAGGTACAGGACTTGGTCTTGCCATAGTTAAGAATATATTAAAACTCCATAATAGTGAGTATGGAGTTTGTAATACAAATAGAGGAGTAAAATTTTTCTTTACATTAAATAAGAAAAAAGAATAA
- a CDS encoding response regulator transcription factor has product MNILIIEDEHRMRKLLKDYFKKEGFCVFEGEDGIKGLEVFKNNNIDIVILDIMIPYLDGWKVCKSIRDLSKVPIIMLTAKGEEEDKLFGYELGADDYVTKPFSPKVLVAKVKALLKRSVIDIKEEKNIINYNGLQINEPSNEVKINGKVITLSPKEYDLLLFFVKNKDIVLSRDKLLDRVWGFDYDGGLRTVDTHVKRLREKLKDKSNYIVTVRGKGYKFEVN; this is encoded by the coding sequence ATGAATATATTAATTATTGAAGATGAACATAGAATGCGAAAGCTACTTAAAGATTATTTTAAAAAAGAAGGGTTTTGTGTATTTGAAGGTGAAGATGGTATAAAAGGGTTAGAAGTATTTAAAAATAATAACATTGATATAGTTATATTGGATATTATGATTCCTTATTTAGATGGATGGAAAGTATGCAAAAGCATAAGAGACTTATCAAAAGTTCCTATAATAATGCTTACAGCTAAAGGTGAAGAAGAAGATAAGCTTTTTGGATACGAATTAGGAGCGGATGATTATGTTACAAAACCTTTTAGTCCTAAGGTTTTAGTGGCAAAGGTTAAAGCATTACTTAAAAGAAGTGTAATAGATATAAAGGAAGAAAAAAATATTATTAATTATAATGGACTTCAGATAAATGAACCTTCAAATGAAGTGAAAATAAATGGAAAAGTCATAACATTATCTCCAAAAGAATATGATTTATTATTATTTTTTGTTAAAAATAAAGACATTGTATTAAGTAGAGATAAGCTTTTAGATAGAGTATGGGGATTTGATTATGATGGAGGACTTAGAACTGTAGATACTCACGTTAAAAGACTTAGAGAAAAGCTAAAAGATAAATCTAATTATATAGTAACTGTAAGAGGCAAAGGATATAAATTTGAGGTGAATTAA
- a CDS encoding fructose-1,6-bisphosphatase gives MTFCDENNLDLIKRDLRYLNLLSKQYPDISSASTEIVNLQAILNLPKSTEHFLSDIHGEYESFTHVLKNASGVIKRKIDDVFGNSLRDSEKLTLATVIYYPEQKLELIKQSEKDLSDWYKITLYRLIELCRVVSSKYTRSKVRKALPHDFAYIIEELLHEHDGAFNKQEYYNGIVSTIIDIDRAPEFITAISKVIQRLVVDRLHIIGDIYDRGPGAEIILEALMKHHSVDIQWGNHDILWMGAAAGSEACICNVLRISLRYANLNTIEDGYGINLLPLATFAMDIYENDPCNSFIPKTINKELTQNEINLISKMHKAIAIIQFKLQGQIIKNHPEFKMDDQLLLDKINYEKGTINLDGNVYKLNDTIFPTIDPKDPYTLSPRENDLIRKLTKSFVNSEKLQRHIRFLYSKGSMYLIYNSNLLYHGCIPLNEDGTFKEVTIDGKKYWGKSLLDKFDCLAREAFFFKEDSKIKKFAMDMVWYLWCGPNSPEFGKYRMTTFERYFIDNEGTHIEYRNPYYKYRSDEKIVINILKEFGLDPNCSHIINGHIPVKTKAGENPIKANGKLLVIDGGFCRAYQPETGIAGYTLIYNSYGLLLSSHEPFSSIRKAIEEEKDILSSTIILEQVVSRKRVADTDIGKALKKQIRELEMLLIAYRKGLIKEQTSKI, from the coding sequence ATGACCTTCTGTGACGAAAATAATTTAGATTTAATTAAAAGGGATTTAAGATATTTGAATTTGCTATCAAAACAATATCCAGATATTTCATCAGCCAGTACAGAAATAGTAAACTTACAAGCTATCTTAAATTTACCTAAAAGTACAGAACACTTTTTAAGCGATATTCATGGAGAATATGAATCTTTCACCCATGTACTTAAAAATGCTTCTGGAGTTATTAAGCGTAAAATAGACGATGTTTTTGGAAACTCTTTGAGAGATAGTGAAAAATTAACTTTAGCAACGGTAATTTATTATCCAGAGCAAAAGTTGGAACTTATAAAACAGTCTGAAAAAGATTTAAGTGATTGGTATAAGATAACTTTGTATAGACTCATTGAACTTTGTCGTGTAGTTTCTTCTAAATATACACGTTCTAAAGTTAGAAAAGCTCTACCACATGATTTCGCTTATATAATAGAAGAATTACTTCACGAACACGATGGAGCATTTAACAAACAAGAGTATTATAATGGTATAGTTTCTACTATTATTGATATTGATAGAGCTCCAGAATTTATAACGGCTATCTCAAAAGTCATTCAACGACTTGTAGTAGATAGACTTCATATTATAGGAGATATTTATGATAGAGGTCCTGGTGCAGAAATTATATTAGAAGCTTTAATGAAACATCATTCAGTAGATATTCAATGGGGAAATCATGATATTTTATGGATGGGTGCTGCTGCAGGTTCTGAAGCTTGTATATGTAATGTTCTTAGAATTTCTTTGAGATATGCTAATTTAAACACAATTGAAGATGGTTACGGTATTAATTTACTTCCTCTTGCTACATTTGCCATGGACATTTATGAAAATGATCCTTGCAATAGTTTTATTCCAAAGACTATTAATAAAGAACTTACTCAAAATGAAATTAATTTAATATCAAAAATGCATAAAGCAATAGCTATAATCCAATTTAAGCTTCAAGGACAAATTATTAAAAATCATCCTGAATTTAAAATGGATGACCAGTTACTTCTAGATAAGATTAACTATGAAAAAGGAACTATAAATCTTGATGGAAATGTGTATAAATTAAATGATACTATTTTCCCTACTATAGATCCAAAGGATCCTTATACCCTATCACCTAGAGAAAACGATTTAATTAGAAAATTAACTAAATCATTTGTAAACAGTGAAAAGCTTCAGCGCCATATTCGTTTTCTTTATAGTAAAGGTTCAATGTATCTTATTTATAATTCAAATTTATTATATCACGGATGTATTCCTCTTAATGAAGATGGAACCTTTAAAGAAGTAACTATAGATGGCAAAAAATACTGGGGAAAATCTCTATTAGATAAATTTGATTGTCTTGCTAGAGAAGCATTTTTCTTTAAAGAAGATTCTAAAATAAAAAAATTTGCTATGGATATGGTATGGTATTTATGGTGTGGTCCTAATTCACCTGAATTCGGTAAATATAGAATGACTACATTTGAAAGATATTTCATAGATAATGAAGGAACTCATATTGAGTATAGAAATCCATATTATAAATATAGATCAGATGAAAAAATTGTTATTAACATCTTAAAAGAATTTGGTCTTGATCCTAACTGTTCTCATATAATTAATGGACATATTCCTGTTAAAACTAAAGCTGGAGAAAATCCAATTAAAGCTAATGGTAAATTATTAGTTATTGATGGTGGTTTTTGTAGAGCTTATCAACCAGAAACAGGTATTGCAGGATATACTTTAATTTATAATTCCTATGGACTTTTATTAAGTTCTCATGAACCTTTTTCATCTATAAGAAAAGCCATTGAGGAAGAAAAGGATATATTATCGTCTACTATTATACTTGAACAAGTTGTATCAAGAAAAAGGGTTGCTGATACAGATATAGGAAAAGCTTTAAAAAAACAAATAAGAGAACTTGAAATGTTATTAATTGCATATAGAAAAGGTCTTATTAAAGAACAAACTTCAAAAATATAG